Proteins encoded within one genomic window of Microbacterium soli:
- a CDS encoding Tad domain-containing protein → MRRLMRRMRSERGATAVLVAILLLPLMGIMAVAVDVGAMYAERAQLQNAADAGALAAARYCAYHSDCTDAAAQAGARSAAAEVTPGNILGGDPTIEELVFGDNTVRVPTATLGMSHPFAAVLGLSQSDVRAAGTAEWDRSFERATVVPFAVGECAFDASTLDGERQRYDLDWNKYCPGGVPGVFGWLAGDTSSCLKDIGLLQFVSIVEGNGGDCGVTDQDLAQAAAQLGCDLSAFSPGSKNIQKLFYCFVGKTLLVPVYGDNSECPGTAPDGKAYCITKFAAFEMYGLHVDVRGGDVEPGGNKVDYCPSPYAPCDLPNNWGSQAFDGRFISFVTPEDDWILAPPRPIVRLIG, encoded by the coding sequence ATGCGGCGGCTGATGAGACGGATGCGCAGCGAGCGCGGCGCGACTGCTGTCCTGGTCGCCATCCTCCTCCTTCCATTGATGGGGATCATGGCCGTCGCCGTCGACGTCGGTGCCATGTATGCCGAGCGAGCGCAGCTGCAGAATGCGGCGGATGCCGGAGCGCTGGCCGCAGCGCGATACTGCGCCTATCACAGCGACTGCACTGATGCCGCTGCTCAGGCGGGCGCGCGGAGCGCGGCGGCAGAGGTCACCCCGGGGAACATCCTCGGCGGCGACCCGACCATCGAGGAGCTCGTCTTCGGAGACAATACGGTCCGGGTCCCCACCGCGACGCTCGGCATGAGCCATCCGTTCGCCGCGGTGCTGGGGCTCAGCCAGTCCGACGTACGAGCGGCGGGCACGGCGGAATGGGACCGGAGCTTCGAGCGGGCGACCGTGGTGCCCTTCGCCGTCGGTGAGTGCGCATTCGACGCGAGCACCCTCGACGGCGAACGGCAGAGGTACGACCTCGACTGGAACAAGTACTGCCCGGGCGGCGTCCCTGGCGTGTTCGGTTGGCTGGCGGGCGACACGAGCTCCTGCTTGAAGGACATCGGTCTGCTGCAGTTCGTCAGCATCGTCGAGGGCAATGGCGGCGATTGCGGGGTCACGGATCAGGATCTGGCTCAGGCTGCTGCACAGCTGGGGTGCGACCTCAGCGCCTTCTCGCCCGGAAGCAAGAACATTCAGAAGCTGTTCTACTGCTTCGTCGGGAAGACCCTCCTCGTCCCTGTGTACGGGGACAACTCGGAATGCCCGGGCACAGCACCGGACGGCAAAGCCTACTGCATCACGAAATTCGCCGCATTCGAGATGTACGGACTTCATGTCGACGTTCGCGGAGGCGATGTCGAGCCAGGCGGCAACAAGGTGGACTACTGCCCGAGTCCCTATGCTCCATGCGACCTGCCGAACAACTGGGGCAGTCAGGCTTTCGACGGCCGTTTCATCTCCTTCGTCACCCCCGAGGATGACTGGATCCTTGCGCCACCACGACCGATCGTGCGCCTGATCGGCTGA